One window from the genome of Andrena cerasifolii isolate SP2316 chromosome 3, iyAndCera1_principal, whole genome shotgun sequence encodes:
- the Bcat gene encoding branched chain amino acid transaminase, producing MVQLRRQILTYGSLLNQLQPNVRWSSSLQIRDKKVIQPERSFKYADLSVRLAGPEQLQAKPNVSALTFGKYFTDHMLKIFYHEALGGWQMPEITPLENLVLHPASKVLHYAIELFEGLKAYRGVDGKVRLFRPELNMERMNGSAMRTGLPTFIGDELIKCCCRLISIDQEWVPHSTASSLYVRPTLIGIDPTLGVASSESALLYVILSPVGSYFKKTHDGVGISLLADPRYTRAWPGGCGNYKVGSNYGPTIYVQREAVERGLQQVLWLYGEDNEVTEVGTMNIFMFYINDDGEKELVTPPLSSSLILPGITRSSILAVAREWNQFKVSERKICMGELCQLLSEGRLLELFGSGTAGIVSPISYIEFVDQPLHIPTVEHSEPIYKKFFKHLTDIQYGVTPDHPWAIPIE from the exons ATGGTTCAATTGAGGCGTCAG ATTTTAACCTATGGGAGCTTATTGAATCAACTCCAACCCAATGTCAGATGGAGTTCGTCTTTACAAATCAGAGACAAGAAAGTAATACAGCCAGAACGCTCCTTCAAG TATGCAGATTTGTCAGTCCGTCTCGCAGGACCAGAACAGTTACAGGCCAAGCCCAACGTCAGTGCGCTAACGTTTGGTAAATATTTCACGGATCATATGTTGAAAATATTCTATCACGAGGCATTGGGGGGCTGGCAGATGCCAGAAATTACACCCCTTGAAAATCTAGTCCTTCACCCAGCATCAAAAGTACTTCACTATGCTATAGAG TTGTTTGAAGGTTTGAAAGCTTACAGAGGGGTAGATGGAAAAGTAAGACTGTTTAGGCCAGAACTGAATATGGAACGAATGAATGGTTCGGCAATGAGAACTGGTCTACCTACTTTTATCGGCGACGAGCTAATTAAATGTTGTTGTAGATTAATTAGTATAGATCAAGAATGGGTGCCTCATTCTACCGCTTCTAGTCTATACGTACGTCCAACTCTCATAGGTATAGAC CCAACGCTTGGAGTGGCATCCTCGGAGTCAGCTTTGCTGTACGTTATTCTATCACCCGTGGGCTCCTACTTTAAAAAAACACACGACGGCGTTGGTATATCTTTATTGGCAGATCCTCGGTACACAAGGGCATGGCCAGGTGGTTGTGGTAACTACAAAGTAGGTAGTAATTATGGCCCTACTATTTATGTACAAAGAGAAGCTGTGGAAAGGGGTTTACAGCAAGTGTTATGGCTTTACGGAGAAGATAACGAAGTAACCGAAGTTGGAACTATGAACATTTTTATGTTCTATATCAATGACGACGGGG aaaaggaATTAGTAACACCACCTCTATCGAGCAGTTTAATTCTCCCTGGGATTACGAGGAGTTCTATTTTAGCCGTAGCTAGAGAATGGAACCAATTCAAAGTCAGCGAACGGAAGATTTGTATGGGCGAACTTTGCCAGCTACTTTCGGAAGGCAGA TTGCTGGAACTGTTCGGGTCAGGAACAGCCGGTATAGTTAGCCCTATATCGTATATAGAATTTGTTGATCAGCCATTACACATACCAACCGTAGAACATTCTGAACCtatttacaaaaagtttttcaaGCATTTAACGGATATACAATACGGCGTGACACCGGACCATCCATGGGCGATACCCATCGAGTGA
- the LOC143366707 gene encoding A disintegrin and metalloproteinase with thrombospondin motifs 7 isoform X3: MGVYTLQEHVHGHEIVTPRKVTHRGELLSHNVTHHHHENEPVVHYRLSVASNEYHIELTAVDSFIGPGMVVERRKRDVHVRSRPKNRSSRCHYRGFIHGHTNSQVALSACDGLAGMLRGEHGEFWLEPVAVSPEEERVRLEERLEDAGAEGRSSAGLHRKSTLGRPHLVFRRSAEQPQLEIGAAGRTRRRRKKKRKLERNCGTREPRRLTETRLEWQTQPGLVQVQGRGRRKHHQTKRWQRSKRSISRPRHVEALVVADTTMMAFHQDGDVETYLLTIMNMVSSLYLDPTIGNFINVVVVRIILVEEDDAEWGAKRPKQRLFQQGLDITVNADRTLYNFCKWQQKLNPADDSHPNHHDVAILVTREDICSRANTPCSTLGVAHVAGMCQPDRSCSVNEDNGITLAHTITHELGHNFGMYHDTEKIGCSKRDGDTLHVMTPTFEVDTIGVAWSRCSRRDLTNFLDQGKGECLGDEPADNDYTYPDLPPGAMYNAEHQCRLQFGVREASVCSPLQEICSKLWCIVDGTCTTMLHPAAPGTHCGKHMWCQNQECVPIVDRPRQIDGGWGEWGSWSECSRTCGAGVSIVERKCDHPEPAHGGNFCIGERRRYKICNTQPCPEGTPSFRAVQCSNYDGKEYKGKNYTWLPYFDQTEPCELYCTDTEESVMVPWGEAALDGTPCNVGTRDMCIAGICRKVGCDWTVDSDATEDRCGICHGDGTQCETTGGVYDKNDGPGYKEVVVVPYGSRNIKIEEIGNSKNYIGIGVPNSDKYFLNGKRQITLAGEYEVAGTPALYERDRDREKIRIPGPIKEDIAVYLISRGHYRNFGLRYEYTMPKKEPDRAPEYSWVFSDWSLCTVTCGGGTQASKALCDEKKSGVVQDHFCEGIEKPESILRECNLNPCPARWWIGPWQMCPVTCGEGALRKRSVMCVSSGVGPDRSDLALPDRDCNRDVKPEEVSPCHNLPPCGSTTEAPLIVYADNKDASFYNVSSNDQDSITIVDGLTTEEPEILEFDNVVDENPDNSMYNTKSKWIVSKWSHCSNGKRSRRVTCSVQGDCNPENKPTTVEVCQGGRWVTGRWGSCNATCLVRVGVKHRDVECRDRITELLSDDCNPERRPIDTRRCYHRRQCANDKSECKDTIVPASMCATYRRMCDVSSIVQEKCCATCFKKRRHGRHNRRNILDD, encoded by the exons GCGGGCATGCTGCGCGGCGAGCACGGCGAGTTCTGGTTGGAACCAGTCGCCGTGTCCCCGGAAGAAGAGCGAGTCAGGCTGGAGGAAAGGCTGGAAGACGCCGGCGCCGAGGGCCGCTCTTCGGCCGGCCTCCACCGGAAATCGACGCTCGGCAGGCCGCATCTCGTGTTCCGAAGGTCCGCGGAGCAGCCGCAGCTCGAAATCGGCGCCGCCGGCCGCACCAGACGCCGacgaaaaaagaagagaaaactcGAGAGAAACTGTGGCACTCGCG AGCCGAGGCGATTGACGGAAACGAGGCTCGAGTGGCAGACGCAGCCAGGCCTCGTTCAGGTTCAAGGACGAGGCCGAAGGAAACACCATCAGACGAAACGGTGGCAGCGCTCCAAGAGATCGATCAGCCGGCCGCGACACGTCGAGGCCCTTGTTGTCGCTGACACGACGATGATGGCTTTTCATCAGGACGGCGACGTCGAGACGTATCTACTGACCATCATGAACATGGTGTCGTCGCTCTACCTGGACCCCACCATCGGCAATTTCAtcaacgtcgtcgtcgtcaggATTATCCtcgtcgaggaggacgacgcGGAA TGGGGCGCGAAACGGCCAAAGCAACGTCTCTTTCAGCAAGGGCTGGACATCACGGTGAACGCGGACAGGACGCTGTATAATTTCTGTAAATGGCAACAGAAACTGAACCCCGCGGACGACTCGCACCCGAATCACCACGACGTAGCGATTCTGGTGACGAGGGAGGACATTTGCTCGAGGGCCAACACGCCGTGCAGCACCCTGGGGGTGGCCCACGTAGCGGGCATGTGCCAGCCGGACCGCAGCTGCAGCGTCAACGAGGACAATGGGATCACCCTGGCGCACACCATCACGCACGAACTGGGGCACAA CTTCGGCATGTACCACGACACGGAGAAAATAGGCTGCAGCAAACGGGACGGCGATACCCTGCACGTGATGACGCCGACCTTCGAAGTGGACACCATCGGCGTGGCTTGGTCGAGGTGCTCCAGAAGGGACCTCACGAATTTCTTAGA TCAAGGGAAAGGCGAATGCTTAGGGGACGAGCCGGCAGACAACGATTACACGTATCCGGATTTGCCGCCTGGCGCGATGTACAATGCGGAGCATCAGTGCAGGCTACAGTTCGGCGTCAGGGAGGCGTCAGTTTGTTCGCCGTTGCAGGAG ATTTGCTCGAAATTGTGGTGCATCGTCGACGGCACTTGCACCACCATGCTTCATCCGGCCGCTCCGGGAACTCACTGCGGCAAACACATG TGGTGCCAGAACCAAGAGTGCGTGCCGATCGTGGACAGGCCGCGGCAGATCGATGGCGGTTGGGGCGAATGGGGCTCGTGGAGCGAGTGCTCGAGGACCTGCGGTGCGGGTGTCTCGATCGTCGAGCGGAAATGCGATCATCCGGAGCCGGCGCACGGGGGAAACTTCTGCATAGGAGAAAGGCGCCGATACAAAATTTGCAACACGCAGCCTTGCCCGGAGGGCACGCCCAGTTTCAGGGCGGTTCAATGCAGCAATTACGACGGCAAGGAGTACAAGGGGAAGAACTACACCTGGCTGCCATATTTTGATCAAA CGGAACCGTGCGAATTGTATTGCACCGATACGGAGGAGAGCGTGATGGTTCCATGGGGCGAGGCCGCTCTGGATGGCACGCCCTGTAACGTCGGCACCAGGGACATGTGCATCGCTGGAATCTGTCGA AAAGTCGGCTGCGATTGGACCGTCGATTCCGACGCCACCGAAGACCGCTGCGGCATTTGCCACGGGGACGGAACGCAGTGCGAAACAACTGGGGGTGTTTACGACAAGAATGACGGTCCAGGGTACAAGGAAGTGGTCGTGGTGCCCTACGGCTCGAGGAACATTAAAATCGAGGAGATCGGTAACAGCAAGAATTACATCGGCATAGGGGTACCGAATTCCGACAAGTACTTCCTCAATGGAAAACG GCAGATCACTTTAGCGGGGGAGTACGAAGTGGCCGGAACCCCAGCTTTGTACGAGCGAGACCGCGACAGGGAGAAGATCAGAATCCCTGGGCCTATCAAAGAGGACATTGCTGTCTAC TTGATTTCCAGAGGACACTACCGCAATTTCGGGCTGCGCTACGAGTACACGATGCCGAAAAAGGAGCCTGACCGGGCGCCGGAGTACTCGTGGGTATTTTCCGATTGGTCATTGTGCACGGTCACTTGCGGGGGCGGCACGCAGGCCTCGAAAGCTCTCTGCGACGAGAAGAAGAGCGGGGTCGTGCAGGACCACTTTTGCGAGGGCATTGAGAAACCGGAGTCGATTCTGCGGGAGTGCAACCTGAATCCCTGCCCTGCCAG GTGGTGGATCGGCCCGTGGCAGATGTGCCCTGTCACCTGTGGAGAAGGCGCGCTTCGAAAGCGATCGGTGATGTGCGTCTCGTCAGGGGTGGGTCCAGATCGCTCGGACCTGGCTCTACCCGATCGAGACTGCAACAGGGACGTGAAGCCGGAGGAAGTCAGCCCCTGTCACAATCTGCCTCCCTGCGGCTCCACCACCGAGGCGCCGTTGATCGTCTACGCGGACAACAAGGACGCCTCTTTCTACAACGTGAGCTCGAATGACCAGGATAGCATCACGATCGTCGACGGCCTGACCACCGAGGAGCCAGAGATCCTCGAGTTCGACAACGTGGTGGACGAGAACCCGGACAACTCCATGTACAACACCAAGTCGAAGTGGATCGTCTCGAAGTGGAGCCACTGCTCGAACGGAAAGAGAAGCCGGAGGGTGACGTGCTCGGTGCAGGGAGACTGTAATCCGGAGAACAAGCCGACCACCGTTGAAGTTTGCCAGGGTGGAAGATGGGTCACGG GAAGATGGGGATCCTGCAACGCGACCTGCCTCGTAAGGGTCGGCGTTAAGCACAGAGATGTCGAGTGTCGTGACCGTATAACGGAATTACTGTCCGACGATTGTAACCCCGAGAGAAGGCCAATCGATACAAGGCGTTGTTATCACAGGCGGCAGTGCGCAAACGATAAATCCG AGTGCAAGGACACTATCGTGCCAGCCTCGATGTGCGCAACATACAGACGCATGTGCGACGTATCATCGATCGTGCAAGAGAAATGTTGCGCCACATGCTTCAAAAAACGCAGACACGGTCGCCACAACAGGCGAAATATTCTTGACGATTGA
- the Pak3 gene encoding p21 (RAC1) activated kinase 3 has protein sequence MSLSITKLFSRKKTGGSIDTVATEIGFPTNVSHQFHVSKNAETGQLEGLPESWIRLLNTQISKSEQDEHPAAALQAIKFYNYSIKRKPEEKVFKPFVTEDLIEEESQEIDKFLSKKYQSRDSDGSASAGSTDSQVQRLPELPPKVNKAPKPTPRIFHDRVEKTLTEILEDLNTYRIEDDQLPDDENAQNSIEESPVLRRKTDCAGLKLSDEEIFEELRAICHSGDPNLRFERTKEVGAGASGTVFIATDLQTSDKVAIKDIDLSKQPKKELILTEIKVLKEFQHPNLVNFLDAYLVNEHLWVIMELLEGGPLTDVVTETVMKEAQIAAVCREVLKAISFLHTRGIIHRDIKSDNVLLGMNGAVKVTDFGFCANIDGDEKRQTMVGTPYWMAPEVVTRKQYGKKVDIWSLGIMAIEMIEGEPPYMKETHLRALYLIAAIGKPSIPRWDTLSPTFQNFLERCLTVEVDERASADELLLHPFLENCAELTTLTPLIRAAQRILHKAFY, from the coding sequence ATGAGTCTCAGCATAACAAAgctattctcgaggaagaaaaCCGGTGGGTCGATTGACACGGTCGCCACCGAGATTGGTTTCCCCACCAACGTTTCGCATCAGTTTCACGTGAGCAAAAATGCCGAGACGGGACAATTGGAAGGCCTCCCCGAGTCGTGGATCCGTCTGCTCAACACGCAAATATCAAAGTCGGAGCAGGACGAGCATCCTGCGGCCGCCTTGCAGGCCATTAAATTCTACAACTATTCGATTAAACGAAAGCCCGAAGAGAAGGTGTTCAAGCCTTTCGTCACAGAAGATTTGATCGAGGAGGAGTCCCAGGAGATCGATAAATTCCTGTCCAAGAAATATCAGTCAAGAGATTCTGATGGTTCAGCTTCCGCAGGTTCAACGGACAGTCAAGTGCAGAGACTGCCGGAACTTCCGCCAAAAGTAAACAAGGCTCCGAAACCCACACCAAGAATATTCCACGATAGAGTGGAGAAGACTCTTACGGAGATCCTCGAAGATCTAAACACGTATCGGATCGAGGATGATCAGTTGCCGGATGACGAGAATGCCCAGAACAGTATCGAGGAAAGTCCTGTCTTGCGGAGGAAGACTGACTGCGCGGGACTGAAGCTCAGCGACGAAGAGATCTTTGAGGAACTTAGAGCGATCTGTCACAGTGGAGATCCAAATCTACGCTTCGAAAGGACTAAAGAAGTCGGCGCTGGTGCTTCGGGTACTGTATTTATAGCCACTGATTTGCAAACCAGCGACAAGGTCGCTATAAAAGACATAGACCTGTCCAAACAGCCGAagaaagaactgatattgactgaaattaaagttttaaaagAGTTCCAACATCCGAATCTGGTGAATTTCTTGGACGCCTATCTGGTGAACGAGCACCTTTGGGTGATCATGGAATTGCTGGAGGGTGGGCCGCTTACAGACGTTGTTACGGAAACGGTCATGAAGGAAGCACAGATTGCCGCTGTTTGTAGGGAGGTTCTAAAGGCTATTAGCTTTTTGCATACTAGGGGAATTATTCACAGAGATATCAAATCAGATAACGTGCTTCTCGGTATGAACGGCGCTGTGAAAGTTACAGACTTCGGTTTTTGTGCTAacatcgacggcgacgagaaaaGACAAACTATGGTTGGTACTCCGTATTGGATGGCACCAGAAGTGGTGACGAGAAAGCAGTATGGGAAGAAGGTAGACATTTGGTCGTTGGGTATTATGGCTATTGAGATGATAGAAGGCGAACCACCTTATATGAAAGAGACCCATTTAAGGGCCTTATATCTAATAGCTGCGATTGGTAAACCTTCTATTCCCAGATGGGACACGTTAAGCCCGACGTTTCAGAACTTTCTAGAAAGATGTTTGACCGTCGAGGTCGACGAAAGAGCGTCAGCCGATGAATTGCTTTTGCATCCGTTCCTAGAAAATTGTGCAGAATTAACGACTCTGACGCCATTGATTCGAGCGGCACAGAGGATTCTTCATAAAGCGTTCTACTAA